From a single Anaeromicrobium sediminis genomic region:
- a CDS encoding TRAP transporter large permease, which translates to MVLTLMAIMITLLVLGFPMMVPMIVAPLVIVLMYFPNIDPQLLTQQLIAGVQPFVLLAVPMFIFAADIMCAGQTANRLLDLVETFVGHVHGGMAITTAASCTLFGAISGSTQATVVAIGKPMRQKLLDIGYKEKDVLALIINSSDIALLIPPSIGMIMYAVVTGASVGELFIAGVGPGLLILAFFAIYSYVLAKKQNVPRRKRATWEERLRATKKALLPLGFPIIIIGGIYSGFFSPTEAAAASVLYAFILEVFIFKTIKVSDIPSIALSTGLVTAAVFILVAGGQAFSWTISYAKIPQMITSTLLGTSPTALKILFTVTLFYFIGCMFVDPIVVIIILTPIFYPLALKAGVDPIHLGIIITLQAAIGSATPPFGCDIFTACAVFDKPYLDVIKGTPPYIVMLIAISIIMIFFPEVALFFRDVAVG; encoded by the coding sequence ATGGTACTAACCCTTATGGCCATAATGATAACCTTACTAGTATTAGGTTTTCCAATGATGGTTCCAATGATAGTGGCACCTTTAGTCATTGTGTTAATGTATTTTCCCAATATAGACCCACAACTATTGACCCAACAATTAATAGCAGGAGTACAGCCCTTTGTATTATTAGCAGTACCAATGTTCATATTTGCAGCAGATATAATGTGTGCAGGTCAAACGGCGAATAGATTATTAGATTTAGTAGAAACTTTTGTAGGTCATGTCCATGGAGGAATGGCTATTACAACGGCGGCATCATGTACATTATTTGGAGCCATATCAGGTTCAACTCAAGCTACAGTTGTTGCCATAGGAAAGCCCATGAGGCAAAAGTTGCTAGATATTGGGTACAAAGAGAAAGATGTTTTAGCACTCATAATTAATTCTAGTGATATTGCCCTGTTAATCCCACCAAGCATAGGGATGATTATGTATGCCGTTGTAACAGGAGCATCAGTAGGAGAACTATTCATAGCAGGGGTTGGGCCTGGATTATTAATACTTGCATTCTTTGCCATATACAGCTATGTATTAGCTAAAAAACAAAATGTGCCAAGGCGTAAAAGAGCTACTTGGGAAGAAAGACTAAGAGCTACAAAAAAAGCCCTATTACCCCTTGGTTTCCCAATAATAATTATAGGTGGAATTTATAGTGGATTTTTTAGTCCAACAGAGGCCGCAGCTGCATCCGTATTGTATGCTTTTATTTTAGAAGTATTTATCTTCAAGACAATAAAAGTATCAGATATTCCTTCAATAGCCCTATCAACAGGTCTTGTAACTGCAGCCGTATTCATATTAGTAGCAGGTGGTCAGGCTTTCTCCTGGACCATATCTTATGCGAAAATACCACAAATGATTACAAGTACATTACTTGGAACTAGCCCTACGGCTTTAAAGATTTTATTTACAGTTACTTTATTTTACTTCATAGGATGTATGTTTGTAGATCCTATAGTAGTAATCATTATTTTAACGCCAATATTCTATCCATTAGCATTAAAGGCTGGTGTAGACCCAATACATTTAGGTATTATAATTACTCTCCAAGCAGCAATAGGTTCTGCAACACCACCCTTTGGTTGTGACATATTTACTGCCTGTGCAGTCTTTGATAAACCATATTTGGATGTTATAAAGGGAACACCTCCATATATAGTTATGTTAATTGCCATATCTATAATAATGATATTCTTCCCGGAAGTGGCTTTATTCTTCAGAGATGTAGCCGTGGGATAG
- a CDS encoding M20 metallopeptidase family protein, with protein MTNLIDIKKEVLSLNEELIELRRDFHKYPELGYEEFRTAEKITEYLERLGLKTERFCKTGVVSTIEGNKEGKTIMLRADIDALPQREETNVEYASLNEGKMHACGHDGHTAMLLVAAKILANHKEKLNGNVKLVFQPNEEQAGAEDMIKEGVLENPKVDSAFGIHLWTPVESGKIAVIEGPIMAACEEFKLTVIGESGHTSAPHEGNDPILITCKIVEALQALETRQANPLDPITIMVGKINGGSAKNIIAGSVNIEGTIRFSFEEEKKGKERLLKNFKRIVDGICMAFSAKYELQFIPSNPSVNNDREMTNLVRKGAKETLEDEKNLIKYRCLGGEDFADFTHRVPSAFYFIGAGNREKETHYPHHHPKFNIDEDVLKTGVEMHVRTVFNYLNM; from the coding sequence ATGACTAATTTGATAGATATTAAAAAAGAAGTACTTAGTCTAAATGAAGAACTAATAGAGTTAAGACGTGATTTTCACAAATATCCAGAGTTAGGCTATGAGGAATTTAGAACAGCAGAAAAAATTACTGAATATTTGGAAAGATTAGGATTGAAAACAGAAAGATTTTGTAAAACAGGAGTAGTAAGTACTATAGAAGGAAATAAAGAAGGTAAAACCATCATGCTTAGGGCAGATATAGATGCTCTACCTCAAAGGGAAGAGACTAATGTGGAATATGCATCCTTAAACGAAGGGAAAATGCACGCCTGTGGTCATGATGGACATACGGCCATGCTACTTGTGGCAGCCAAGATACTGGCTAATCATAAGGAAAAATTGAATGGCAATGTGAAATTAGTATTTCAGCCTAATGAGGAACAGGCTGGAGCTGAAGATATGATTAAAGAAGGTGTACTTGAGAACCCTAAAGTAGATTCTGCATTTGGCATACATCTTTGGACTCCCGTTGAAAGCGGTAAAATAGCAGTTATAGAGGGGCCTATTATGGCAGCCTGTGAAGAGTTTAAATTAACTGTAATAGGTGAGTCAGGACATACTTCAGCACCTCATGAGGGAAATGACCCTATACTTATTACTTGTAAGATAGTAGAAGCATTACAGGCACTGGAGACTAGACAGGCAAACCCATTAGATCCAATAACTATTATGGTTGGAAAAATAAATGGTGGAAGTGCCAAAAATATAATTGCAGGGTCAGTTAATATTGAAGGAACTATAAGATTTTCATTTGAAGAAGAAAAAAAGGGAAAGGAGAGGCTTCTTAAAAATTTCAAAAGAATAGTAGATGGAATATGTATGGCATTTTCTGCTAAGTATGAGTTACAGTTCATACCTAGTAATCCTTCCGTTAACAATGATAGGGAAATGACAAATCTAGTTAGGAAAGGAGCAAAAGAAACACTAGAAGACGAGAAAAACTTAATAAAATACAGATGTTTAGGTGGAGAAGATTTTGCCGATTTTACTCATCGTGTACCTAGTGCCTTTTATTTCATAGGTGCAGGAAATAGGGAAAAGGAAACGCACTATCCACATCACCATCCAAAGTTTAACATAGATGAGGATGTATTAAAAACTGGTGTAGAAATGCACGTTAGAACCGTATTTAATTA
- a CDS encoding TRAP transporter small permease — protein sequence MKKLNFFDSMLSKIEEAILSYSIIIMAIILIGNVFSRSVLNRSWTFAEELGQSLVIIVTFTGISYGAKKARHINMSALFDVIPVRGKKIFMYVISSVTSISMFYLAYLASIYVMKVKTLGRVTPALRIPIYLVYLIVPIGFFLGGIQYARNFWINVKEKEVYLSTEKGIRGTDDNEEQYINV from the coding sequence GTGAAAAAGTTGAATTTTTTCGATAGTATGCTATCGAAAATAGAAGAAGCCATACTTAGTTATTCAATAATAATAATGGCAATTATTCTTATCGGAAATGTATTTAGTAGATCTGTTTTAAATAGAAGTTGGACATTTGCTGAGGAATTAGGCCAATCATTAGTTATAATAGTTACGTTTACTGGGATTAGCTATGGGGCTAAGAAGGCTAGGCATATAAATATGTCTGCTCTATTTGATGTGATTCCTGTGAGAGGGAAAAAAATATTTATGTATGTAATAAGTAGTGTTACATCCATATCAATGTTCTACTTAGCGTATTTGGCATCAATTTATGTTATGAAAGTAAAAACTCTTGGTAGAGTTACACCAGCCTTGAGAATCCCTATATATCTTGTATATTTAATTGTACCTATTGGATTTTTTCTAGGAGGAATTCAATATGCTAGGAACTTCTGGATAAATGTAAAAGAAAAGGAAGTATACTTATCTACTGAAAAAGGTATTAGGGGAACTGATGACAATGAAGAACAATACATCAATGTATAA